The genomic interval TAGCGTTGTAGATAAAAAAGCGAATCATGCCTCATGCAATCTACagaacatgatattttttgcaCTCTAATGGATGGTGGCTGGCAGGTGGAAGAAAGGCAAGTAGGTAACTGAAAGCTTAACCATTCGATATGTGCAACTTCACAGAAATATTAACTAGTGTTATGTTCATATGCACAATGATTCCAAGTTGGTTACAAAAGTATGTGGAGTATGTGTCCATTGCTTTTTAGCAGATGAAAAGTATCTATGCTGTCTATGCAGACATCTACTTGTGGACTAACGTCACCAGGCACAGAAACACCCCAAGCCAAACAAGTCGACGCACAGCAGCGTCAGCTCGCCGCGAAACAGCGCCTGCCGGAAGGTAGCACGAGCTGGTCTGTGGCACTTGCTGCCCCTGCGTCGTCCCAGGCACACCGGCCGCCGTCACACAGAACCCCGTCGGAGTCATCCCCCTGCTCGGCTGCGGTGTGCTCTGCAAAACCCCCAAAAAAACAAGGATCATGTCAGGGACATCCACTCCATCGATCCAAGGCTGCAGGCAAAATCGGCAGGCACGGGTATCGATGAACCTGCACCGTAACTGGAGTGATAGTGGCCGGAGCCGCCGTGCCGGGAGCGGCCGCGAGCCCGATGTCGTAGTTCGCCGTCAGGTCACTCCGGTACAGCCCGAAAGACCGCTCCGACTCCGGCCCGCCCTTCAGGTCCTCGTCGTAGAGCGCGAAGATGTACGTGTCCACCGACTTGCCGGGCGTCCGCGGCGTGCCGACCTGCGACTTGAGGTGCGCGACGAGGTTGCCGTTGTACGCCTTGGCGTTGTCCACCGTGGCGCcggcctcgtcggcgtcgccctTGTACGGCCACCCGGTCTCGGCGATGACGATGTCCACGCCGCTGTACCCCTTGGCGTCCAGCGCCGCGCGGATCGCGTCCAGCTGCGCGTCGAACATGTTGGTGTAGGTGAGCCCGGACGCGGCGTCGACGCGGCCGGGGTTCGGCTGGAACAGGCAGAACGCCAGCGTCTCCGGCCGCGTGTCGGAGGCGTAGGCGAAGTACGGGTACGGGTTGATCATGAACGGCGCGCCGTTCTGGTGAAGGAAGTCCAGCACCGGGTCCAGACTGCCGGCGAGGTCCGCGTGGAACGCGCCGGAGGACGGCGGGTCCGACGACGAGAGCACCGCCATGGAATGCACCGTGGAGATCTGCTAGTCAACTGACAACTCGTTCAAGAACCGCTGCATCATCCCCgtgcatgcaatgcatggaTGCTGTTTTTCATCACGCATTTATAGCATGTGTGTGGGTCGAGATACGTGCCTTGGTGGTTGAGCCAGCGgggagcgcggcgaggaggttcTGCATGGCCGGGAGGAGCTGTGGTGCAAGGCTGGGATCGCCGGAGTTGAGCAGCTCATTCCCGACGGAGATGGCGGAGACGGGCACCGTGGTCGGGATGTTCGCTGCAGCCCAGgatgccgctgccgccggggaGGACGCGAGGTTCGGGACGTCGGCGTTAGGGACGCCGAGGAGGATGGAGATGCTGGAGCCCGCGAGCGCCGCAACGAGGTCCGGCTGGGGCTCGTACAGGCGGACCTTGCCGATAGACGTTGACTTCAGGAGGTtggccgtcgacgccgccggcgggagATTGTCAGCTATCGTCCCATAGTTGACTCCGATGAACGACTGCGGCGCTGCAAATATCAATTGAACTCTCATGCATGAGAAATCCAAGTTACAGAGCACATTTCAGTAAATTCACTTCACATACAAATTTCACATGGCCAACGCCGTCACGAATTTCATACGCGTAACATCTACGAATTACTTAATTCACACGTTAAGCATATGGCAATGAGAGCCCATCACCAGTGGAGACGTGATCGACCACATGCTAATGTACTACTCTACCTTCAGAGAGGTGGTTGGATAGCAACAGGACCTGCCAAGTTGTACAGCTTTGGCCTCTTTGGGACACCATGATCTGTCAAACGCTGCAGGGCGTGAATCGTGATCAATGTTCCGCTTTGTCTGGCCAATGGTTGGCTGTTGATCAAGTTCCAACTATTCTAGCGGCCGTTAGGTGATGAATCTTGTGCCCACGAGCGTTGTCAATTATACAACGTATGCTTTGGTTATAATTGATTTGTTATTGCTAATAGATTCCTTGACCAACCAGTTTAGTGGAGCCCTGGAGTAGATGCGAGTCGTTGGTAAAAGTAACCTCACCATGTCAGTGTACTCTCtccgttaaaaaaaaaacaattcgtACTTGCTTGTCTAGAAATTGGTTCTTTTGGATCAAGGTTTATGCAACTGCAGTTAATGTCATGatgctttgttttttcttttctttttttttcttaaaaaaaagcagaGTCAACTCTAGGTCTATGTATTGTAGCTATAGGgtttgtttggggagctttttCCGGCTGCAGCTTTTCCTagaagctgcttctgccagaagttGCCCTAGACagtccacagcttctgagaatctgtagttacagattctaaaaaataaactaagaatccagaatctagagaagctgggtttaggagcttttccagattctcagaagctaacTACCAAACAGCTCCttttcagaatctaaagctctccAAACAGTTCCATAAAGTCTTTAGGCATAGGCTTCTTTTTTCTAAGAGCAATATTAAACGGTTAATTGCTAGTTCTAAAAATTATCTCTATGGCATAACCTGGTACTGGGTGATATATCATAGTACAGTAAATTTGGACGGTAACCTGTTTAGATTCAATTATACTAGAATATATTGAATCGagtactgttttttttcaatggaGGAAGCAACACTTGATATAATCAACTTGTTTCACACGTGTAATAGTtagtactatctccgtttcatattgtaagtttTTCTaactttgtctaaattcatttatgaaTGGatgtatataacttatatgtgcgtctagattcattagtatccatatgaatctaggtaatgCTAGAAAAACTTACACTGTGAAATGGATAGAGTAGTAGATATGCACTATGTCATTAATATTTGGTTCTCATCTCTTATGTATAGTTTATTAGAGTCTGCACAgttgttgtttttgttcttttttctctgttgTACCTAAACATAAATCTGATGGGTAATTTTTATAGCCCACTTACATCATCTTATTGTACTTGTTTTAATGGTACCTCGCTACTAATTACTACACTTGGACAAACACGTTGACATGGTGATGCATTTGagtaaacaatatttttagctaGTAGCAtggcttatattttttagccttatggACATATATAGATCTTCTGCAGCATTCTACCTATAGTGTATTCATGTGTAAGTGGCAGCTGCTGCAGGGGTAGTGTATGAATCCCGATCATAAGCTTACTGGTCAGAGAGAGAGGCAACAATTGAACCACTTTGAGTAGAATAGGCTTATATGTCTCTTACGCAAACAATAACGCTTGCACTTACTCTCCTCTTTCCATACATAAGACGttttaacaattttttaagtcagGCTTATTTAAGTTGATcaactttatagaaaaaatagcaaCATCCACgacaccaaattaattttattaaatttaatattgcatatattttaatagtatgtttgttttatgttgAAGATGGTGTTATACTTTTCTAtgaaacataaaatattttcagctCCATCgttttgcaaaaacataagcgaaataacttattaacgactaaaagataatttttgcttaaaccttttatatacgtgctcttagcaataaaaaaaagcaaagccttaaaaataaactacgatgaaaaatcataaaattaaatccaaatttaagtttaaaatttagaattttgatttataagtataagtataagcgaaaaagaaaaattgaggGGTTTTGACTTTAAAAAAGAACGAAACGGTGGGTGTACAAACCACCCGTCTAAACataattttatactttgtGGCATAACACAGTAACTGAATTGATATTTTAGGAAGTTAAGACCAACCACGTTATATTAAATAGACTTTTCTAACAAACAATGGGGCGTTCTTGTAATTAACCACCGCTTTGAAAGCAATCATATCCCAAAACAATTCCTTTCTTTATCCAGGCGCTGGGAATATGATCAGGACTCGTGGCAGATAGCGATAAACTTCATTTCTCTTCTGCAAAAGTCCCTCGTGTTGGAGAAATCTCATTTTCTCGGAGCAAAAAAGTAAGATCTCATCAAATCCTCCCCACCattattttgccaaaaaaaaaataataaaattgtgCCATCAATCGCCATCGACTTTGCTCAGCATTCCGGAAATGTGAAAAAGCTCGGTAACTGGACACGAATGAGTGACATGCATATGTAGAAATGGCAACCGGTAAATACCTATCGGATATTGGTACCCTATACCCATACCCACccgtaaaattttatactatcaAAATACCTATACCTGTCACGGGTAGAAAAATTCTCCCATACCCATATCcgcttgggtaaaccttacctGTCGGGTCACCCATATACCCGCAACAGTttaaatcaatctaaattatatatttttcatatagtatattataGTAGACACTAGATACGTAAGACATCACACATTTATATAGTGTGGTGAAAAAtgtatggatggtttaaatatcTAGGGTTTTGGTTAATGGTCTAGACTAATTTGATATTAGACTATGACGtgcatttaaacttgcggatatttattacccatggaTAAACGGGTATAAGGATCATAAGAATGTTCTCGAACCCGTGTACCTATCGGGTGAAGGAATTTGCCCGATTACATACCCAAGGtgatatatttagttcatactCGTACcctaatggagtaaatacccatcggatCTCGGGTCACGGGTCCTGTTGCCATCTATATGCATATGTAAAAACTACGCAGAATTTGTCCTCGCACTTCGCTGAACTGACTAAAAGCAGTACAGTACGCTAATTCGAGGAACAAAGAATCACAGCGAAAGTGAAGCCACTATTCCACTATTCCTAAACCGAACTAAACTAACCAGTTAATAAGCATCCAGCTATCGATACAGGATCCGAGGCTGATTCGATCATACCATCTCATCTATCTACCTACCAACAAAATGCAAAACGAAATCTAAACTTTCACACTTCACAGGGAAAAAGAGACAACAGGTAGTACGCTGATGATGTACAACAAGCAACGAATCACTGAGGCGATTCGCAGACAGCTAGCTTGACTGCTTGAGTGAGAAATAAGCATTTTTTTAGCAGGGAAAGAAGAGCAAAGGAACTTACTTGCGAAGTGGAAGAGGAACACTTGGAGGAGCCCAGCGATGGCAGCAGCAtccagccgcctcctcgtccccATGCCGCAGCTTCCAGCCTACTGGCTAGCTACAATCCTACTGCTTGATGCAATCTCTCTGCAACTTCCCAAATGTTCAAGTCCAATGGCTACTCGGGACCAGCTAGCGAAACGGTTGGGCAAGCGAAGTAGCTCGAGTGCGAGGCAATGGGAGAGGCAAGAAGACAAGccaggggaaggaggaggaggaggcgagtcGTCGATGCAGTCTTTGGCTCTTTGCCGGACCCCCTTGCTTGCTGCCTAAAAAAAGAGACACCACCGTGTGTGCGGGAGAAGCCCcggtcaccgtcgtcgcctcgcccTCCTTTCGCGCGATGCCTACCTGTGACTACACGTCtgcacgcgcgcgcggcctGTGCCTTTTTTTCCCCGGGCGTTTCTCCTTTGGGGGCGTCAACTCGCCGAGATTTATAGACAAGGAGAAACGCTATGGTACTCTACGTACTGGAAGTGTTTCTCGCGTGGATCGGCACGGCGAAGAGCGGCTTAATTTGATCGGCGAAGGGCACCGAGTCGACGGATGCGTCGCTCTCGGCTCGGGGGCGTTCCATCGTAAGGGACGGGACGAGCATGTGGACGCGCGGTCCTGCCGTGTGCCTGACTCGCGAGAGCAGATCACAGCGTGGAATATGGTTTTCGGATGATGGGGTTTTGCTGTCTGTCAGTCTGTATCATGACTGTTAAGCAggatgatcgatcgatatatcGAGTGGCGAATATGGTGCTGTGGCGCGAAAACAGCCACACGGGTGGTTATCGTCGTAATTAATGGGTAATAATCATCGCTACTCATCTCCAATTATTAAAACCGCTCGCTGGGTGAGGTAAGCGATTCCATATGCCATAATGCCACGCGGATCGTGATGGGATGATGGCAATatatggggaaaaaaaacgtTTCACCTATTCATCATCGCCCCGGTTAATTGCAGTAGTATGTGTGAAGCTTAGCCTGAGACTTACGTTGGTAACCTCGTATGGATGCTCCCCTTGTCGGTGGTCAGTAGCTAATTGCTGTGTCACAGCTCACAAAACGTACACCAACGCCCGTCCTGTCCACAAGGCAGTACCATGCCACCACCGTGTCGTCGACGACTGCGAGGGCACACCGGCGATCTCGAATTCGGCCGAGTTCAGTGACAGTTCCCGTGAAATTTTCGGGGACATGGCTGGATGACTTCTCTGAGTCTGCGTTGACGTGTACGACTGTGGATCTGTTTGCTCGATCGGATTATCAAGATGGCAAAAAATCATAACCATGGTCAGGCTGGCCAGAGTCGGCGTGTCCCGCGGCAGCATCCGGAAACTTAACCAAAACCTGACATTGGTCTTGAACTCCTCCCGCCCTGAGTTTTGTTAGAAGCACTTCAAGGCAAAAGTGACATTTATACTATGCTTGTAGTGATCACACAGACGGTGTGATTCACGTTGCACAAATTTACGAATTGCACGCTGACATACCACGTTTAAGTATATCGTATTCCTAGGGTAGGTGGCTTCAGAGAGAATCCATCAGGGACAATGGACAAGTTGTAATAGGCCTGGTTCAAAAGACAAAAGAAACAAGTTGGCATAGTCTAATCTCTAATAGAACTGGCCAAATGTTGGTTCATCATGCCCAAGGGCTGTTTTCATAGCGGTCCTTCAACACCCAAGAATATCACACGATTTTTAACTTTCTGATGTTATTCTTCGGAACCTCCGATCAACTTTTTCTGCTTGTTTGAGACAACTGAAAGTTCCGACGAGTAGGAACCAAAAATTCTGCTTGATCAGGAATCTAACCGTTGCACTGAAGAGTTGTAAGAACACATATTAACCCCCTTTATGTTACTTAAACGAGCTCTCAATTGGAGATGGAGATACACCCCCATTCCCTATGGGTGATCCTTTCGATGCCAAGAGCTCTACCAACAAGAATAGAGTCAAGTGAGTTTCTAGTCCTCTTGACTATGAGAAACTCAATTCATACTCTTATATCCAACTCATACCCATACATTTCTAGGCGAACTCTTTTTTTATGGAACTTTATATGTCCGCTTGGAAGCACAAGATGAAATTACATCTATCATCTCTGTATCCTAGTGTCTGGAAGATTATGAGCACATGGTGTGATGTGTTGGAGGACACCAACAACCTTACATCAAGCAAGAACCATTGGAACACTCATGTCGTTAGTGTTATATTAAGTGCTTTGAGTCTATTGGAATTCAATAAGTTGGATCAACTAGAGGAAACCAAGGAGGTTTGAGTGATTTTTAACTCGCTCATGAAAGTTCTCCGGGCTTGAAGGAGTCAAGACTGAAGTAGTTGGAAGGACAACTTGGTCGGTTCATGATAGGACAACAATAATACTCCTTGAGAGATGTACAAACCCATGATAATCATCAATAAGATTCGAGGTCTTGGCGGGGAAGACATGATTAAGCATTTCGTCGTCAAGAAACTCAGAAGAACCTTCATGCCAAGAAACAACACTTTGGTGACTCTAATTCGGAAGAACAAGAACTACAAAAGGCTTACTCGAAATGATGTACTTTTAGGAATCAGCGAGCACTTTTCCGATCTAAATGTGCTTCTTTGTAAAAAGAATTTATCTaaaagtttcttttaaaaaattatattaaaccATTTTCCAAGGTTAGAATAGtctgtatttaattaatcattccCTAATATGATATCTCATTTTGCATGATCATCTTCTCTGCCCCAACACCCTCTTCCGAACACATccataatcattttttaaaaaaaattaaattgcctATTCGTGGTCAactaagaaaataagaaaatatgtgtagaagagttcaaaataaaaacacagAAGCACTTAAAAGTAACTCATAGGTATGTAAAAAACCCCTCcttgtttttgcttttttagataattgaTGAAACCATCTGGTCTTTACTTCAAAAGAAGTTCCAACTACTTATTACAGACTTTGATCTATCAACCTTCCGAAGTTTAAAGATGACAAAATACAAACGGATAACACCAAACTAAAGGAGAAACATAGTTAAAAAGATAACCTATTACTAAATCTACATCCAAAGATGGTGAAAATATGCATAACCATAGTCTCTAAACTATGACATGCTGTAAGGATAAGCTCCTTATCATCATCACACTTTATAGTAGGGCTCATAATCGAAACCAGTAAGTTGCCCTAAAAACATCTGGATGTAAGATTTAGTTGTTATgatgtaaaaaaacatatcatttttaaGACAAAGAGCCAAATGCCTCTACTagcatacatttttttttctaaaatcacaGCCATGTAGTCAACTCCCTAACATATGTGAAAGGTGGATTATTGTTAAAGGAAACATGTACAGTCCTTCAAAGAAAATTAGTAATGcggtagtaaaaaaaacacatgttgGACAGAAAATTAGCAGTACGGTAGTCAAAGACAGATGTCGGATAGATTCATTATGCATTAAAAATGACATTTTGTACTACCATTCCTGTTCATGTTTGCTAAATTATTCTTGCTTAAAATAACTCATTTACATACATACCAAAGTAAGATTTTAATTTAAGAGATatttttagtttccaaatcaCCTTATTTCTCTCTATATAAgttgattatttttagataatagatTAAAAATCTGGCCTCTATATCCAAAGGGACGTACACAGCCAAATATAAGTTGATTATTGACCAATACACTGTACGAACAGAAAATAATCATTTTGGTGAAGATTCCATCTAGAAATTTTAGCGACCAAAGTATGCAATAAAGCAAGATTCTAAGACACTGAAGCTTCAAGTGGTATAGAACTAAACACGGATGCCACAAATGCGTTCTTTTTACGAATAATGTTGTATAAAGAAGTATATTGTTCCTTGCAAGAGGCATTACAAATCCACTGTGATCCCAGAATCCAACTCGTTTCCCATCTTTAATAATGAAATCTTTTACCACACTTAAGAACTTTTCttatagagcaattttatcattcttgagtacgtaccatgaggtaccactgttttctacgtaaaatggtaattttacgtagaaaccAGTGATACCTCATGTTACCTCCTAATGAGAAAAATGCTTTTCTtttagagcttttttaccGTTCCTGGAAAAGTATCTCCaggtaccacactttttaaGTGTAAAATGTGTAGTACCTTAAGTTACTttgtatcttaaggtaccaataatttatactaaaattcttggtaccttgagatactctTCAAAGACGATAAAAAAGCCCTTCCTTTTAACTTTCATGAGCCCCGACCAAAATGAGTCTGaagatcttttttttacttgtgctATATCATGATTcataatatactccctcctaaGGCCGTATTCGGTAGTTATCCaacacggaaaacatagtaatatattagtacatgattaattaattattaattataaaaaatataaaatagattaatctgactttttaaaacaacttttctaaatttttccaaaaactaCCCCGTTTAGCAGCTCAGGAAACGTGCATGTGAAAAACGGATGAACTAGCTAACTTACATGCCTtgccgaacggggcctaagttaattatattaaatagCATCCTCATTAATCagattaaaaaactatttactTAATAAACATTGATTTTGTGCACCAGTATTTTGAATACCAAGGTCAGCTTGTTCTTGTTCCTTTGGTTAATAGGCAATATCCCATTTAGTCAGGCGAGACTTCTTATAATTATCGCATTGTAGTATGATACTAGAGTTATGTGTGCACAACTCCAATCATCGGGGTTCCTATCCTATTGCACTTCAATATGCGCACACGCAAGTGAGTTTTTAATAGAGTTTTAGGGAGATTAGGAATATACCACTGGTTTTCGTCTTTGAACATTTGTTAAGGGACATATTCGAAGTGTGCGAGTGTGATGTTGCTGAATTAATATATGGGTCTTGGATCATATGAAGATTAATTCTATGAAAAATCACGAAAGACCACCTTATATGACGGCATGTGAGaaaatttagtaccaccttatttattttagaaaagggACCTCTTTACAAGGGGATTGTATCCTAGCTATTTGAGATATGTGTGGTGGAAAGAACAAGTGAAATACACGCGCACACAACTATCTTTTGcggttttgttttgctgcaaTTCGGTTTTTTAAATCTGAATATTCTGGTGCATGCAACGATGCGGTGTGGAGCCCATATAAGATACATGCGATTTATAATGTTCAGTTACATGAAGTAGAGATAAGACGGACGTCCTAATCACATGttacatctatatatatatatatatatatatatatatatatatatatatatatatatatatatatatatatatgtatcgaGCCACCGCCTcgtcacataaaaaaaaacaaaaaagcaaTCTAGATTTTTGTCTCCTCCTCTGTACTGTGTTGTCGATTGTAGTCTACTCTGTCCCGCTCACCAGTGTGCACTGGCGATCGGGAGAGCAGGTCTCCGGAACCTTCGCATTCGACGTCCTGCACCCGAAGAAGGCGCCAATAAGGTTTTTAGGTAGCACGTTGTGAGACTGCTCGCTAATCTTCTACAATGACTCGTCTACCTCTACGCTCGAGAGCTACGCGCTAATGACAACATCCGATACTGTGCGTCGGTCCTCTGGTGCGCGCGATTCCTCATCAACACGATCAGCAACAAATTCAGAACACTCGTTATATATTCGTCATGTCTTTTATATATGATCTGTTCATATTTTAGTGTCTAGTTTACGTGCATAGATCATATGATGTGAGTATCATACTACCTTCATcccatattaagtttattttttaatttttagatacaatgttttgactcttcgtcttatttaaatttttttgtgattaatatttttatggttacTCGATgttaaaacatgaatattacacgtgactaattttttaaagtttttttacaaattttttaaataagacaaatggttaaactttggacatataaatcgaaaaatgaaattattatgagacggaggtagtaatttaTATGGTTAatgtcataatttatttataaaataaattaaatcattttgtgcttatatatttatgttacGTGTCTTGTGATATGTCCGTCTGTAATCgggagaaataaataaatgatctCGTGCGCATCCAAAATTTACCTTTTGGCAAACAACCCCAAAATGCAATCCCAGTCGTTGATCTCCGATCCTGTGGTGTTGCGAGCGCGGCAACAGTAGAACTGTGGAACAACGAACGATGCATCGCGagtctcctcttcctcctccaatcCCTCCTCTTCGCACTTCGTCCTTTCCTCTTGTTCTTGTCTTCCCTCCGCCAATTCCAGGGAGTTCTAGCAAACGTGCCCTCGGGTGAATCGGGAGCGGTGGCGGGGAGAGGAGATGATCACTCGAGCGAAGCTGGTGGAGCAGCTGAGAGAGCACCAGATCCGGTCGGCCCAGTCCTACtctgccgccctcgccgtcttcTCGCCCAACCCTCACATCGCCTCCAGGTCAGGTCCCCGCATCTTCTTGGCTTCTTGTTTCTGCTAAGATCTGGTGCGGCGCTCTGTTTAGGCTTTCAATCGAATGGCTCCTTTTTGGGGGGCGGTCTCTCTAGATTCAGTGTAATGAGCAAATCAGATTCGTTTGGCCGGCAAATATAGAAGCTTTTTGTCCTTCCGTGTGCTTCTTGATCATGTGATATTGGATGATCTGTATGTTATTTCTTGGTTAGTTTCTGACTGTAACAGCGGACAATAAGAAGGGATTTTTAGTCTCCTTTGTATTGGTGGGACACAGTATGCTATATGTTTGAGTGTGTATAAATTTACCgcatgaaaataataaacttcATGACTAATTGGCTGTACACTCAACTGAAGGCACAATGTCTTTATAAAAGTTAGAATTTCGAGGTCTCTACTCCCTAGTAAGAGATctgttttgacttttgagtCTAGGATTGTTGAAAAGATTGGAAATATAATATCTCTTCGATGGCAAGGTGCTGGATGCATCATCTGCAGGGCTCTAAGACAAGGCCTCCTTTGTGTGTATGTGGGTGTTACCATAGCTATTGTGTTCTGTtggtatatttggataaaacaGCTTAATTATGCACCAGTTTGTCCATTCCCATGAATCCATAACCATAGCCAATGGAGTACTTGAACAAACAACAAGCACATTCAAGAATAAACGATGCATGGTATGGTGtctttagttttattattagcCGAAGACAACAATCTGTGAATGAACCAAGGAAAAAAACTGAATACTCTCAGCTAGTTGTAGTTTCCTATACCCGAGCAAAACTCATGCCTGCTGTGCATTTGGATTCTTTCATCTACGCTACCTGGTGTAGGCCCAGGTTTGACAAAATTGCCCAAAACAATAAGGCCTGGTTGCTAGCAGGCTTCGCACTTAGAACCTGTACTATCCCTAAACCTGGTCTCAAGCCCTGCAAAGCGCATCTACCATTCTACCTTGGGCAGGCCAAGCTCAGTTTGCTCAAGTTTGACTTTTACTGGTCATCAGGTCATCCAGTTATGCCTAGATTCAGGTATATGCCTAGCAAGCAGGAAGCACTGCATAAGTTTAGAACTTTATCCATCATATGTACTGAATTATTATACTACTAACAGCGAAGTGTTAAGATGGTATGGGTTATcatgttttaacttttaagttTATTGATCACAACATATCATGACCTGCCATCTCATACTTCAAGTAACATGGATTGTCTGCATGGCATCTGCCAGGCCAGTTGGAAGGCTTACATGACAGCCACTGGATAATTGATGATCAATTAAAGCGAAACACATTGTTTGTCTAGCACCTGTcctcaaataatttatagttgaaGGAACTAAGCAGGAATCAGTATGTCAATACAACTGATGGAATTAGGCAGGCTTGGTCCAGTTGGTAGCAATATTCCTTATAAGAATGAAAGAAGTCGATGCTCTATTAAAGAAAAGGTTGGGAGGtgattcttttattttgtttatttattctaTTGTTCGTTTTTTCCATTGGTTACAACAATTATATTTCCTTTAGTACTACAAAAACATTGAGTCATGATTACCAAAGTTCAATAACAAGTTGATCGCTTGATTTTTGGCCTTACAGACAATATTTATTAACATGAACCTATGACCTTGAAGAACCTAAAACAAAAGACAAAAGAAGCTCACAGTGTCCAAGGTTTAGGACTAGTGATGAAAAACTAATAGTAGAGGTAGTATGTTTATGTTCTGATTTTGAACAGATTCTTTTTACCCACTATTTGTTGTAGTCTATCATGCCAAAGCCTTACTTTTATTTGTCTTGCAATACTTTCTTTAGGCAGTCATGAAAGTGCTGCAGttgaatatttgaatttagCTGTAATGATACATGTCTCTACATAAATGCATATCCAAAACATAGTGGGTGCCAGCCTTGTAGGAGCAAGCCAATGTTGA from Oryza brachyantha chromosome 3, ObraRS2, whole genome shotgun sequence carries:
- the LOC102709061 gene encoding glucan endo-1,3-beta-glucosidase 7-like isoform X2; amino-acid sequence: MGTRRRLDAAAIAGLLQVFLFHFATPQSFIGVNYGTIADNLPPAASTANLLKSTSIGKVRLYEPQPDLVAALAGSSISILLGVPNADVPNLASSPAAAASWAAANIPTTVPVSAISVGNELLNSGDPSLAPQLLPAMQNLLAALPAGSTTKISTVHSMAVLSSSDPPSSGAFHADLAGSLDPVLDFLHQNGAPFMINPYPYFAYASDTRPETLAFCLFQPNPGRVDAASGLTYTNMFDAQLDAIRAALDAKGYSGVDIVIAETGWPYKGDADEAGATVDNAKAYNGNLVAHLKSQVGTPRTPGKSVDTYIFALYDEDLKGGPESERSFGLYRSDLTANYDIGLAAAPGTAAPATITPVTSTPQPSRGMTPTGFCVTAAGVPGTTQGQQVPQTSSCYLPAGAVSRRADAAVRRLVWLGVFLCLVTLVHK
- the LOC102709061 gene encoding glucan endo-1,3-beta-glucosidase 7-like isoform X3 produces the protein MGTRRRLDAAAIAGLLQVFLFHFATPQSFIGVNYGTIADNLPPAASTANLLKSTSIGKVRLYEPQPDLVAALAGSSISILLGVPNADVPNLASSPAAAASWAAANIPTTVPVSAISVGNELLNSGDPSLAPQLLPAMQNLLAALPAGSTTKISTVHSMAVLSSSDPPSSGAFHADLAGSLDPVLDFLHQNGAPFMINPYPYFAYASDTRPETLAFCLFQPNPGRVDAASGLTYTNMFDAQLDAIRAALDAKGYSGVDIVIAETGWPYKGDADEAGATVDNAKAYNGNLVAHLKSQVGTPRTPGKSVDTYIFALYDEDLKGGPESERSFGLYRSDLTANYDIGLAAAPGTAAPATITPSTPQPSRGMTPTGFCVTAAGVPGTTQGQQVPQTSSCYLPAGAVSRRADAAVRRLVWLGVFLCLVTLVHK
- the LOC102709061 gene encoding glucan endo-1,3-beta-glucosidase 7-like isoform X1, whose translation is MGTRRRLDAAAIAGLLQVFLFHFATPQSFIGVNYGTIADNLPPAASTANLLKSTSIGKVRLYEPQPDLVAALAGSSISILLGVPNADVPNLASSPAAAASWAAANIPTTVPVSAISVGNELLNSGDPSLAPQLLPAMQNLLAALPAGSTTKISTVHSMAVLSSSDPPSSGAFHADLAGSLDPVLDFLHQNGAPFMINPYPYFAYASDTRPETLAFCLFQPNPGRVDAASGLTYTNMFDAQLDAIRAALDAKGYSGVDIVIAETGWPYKGDADEAGATVDNAKAYNGNLVAHLKSQVGTPRTPGKSVDTYIFALYDEDLKGGPESERSFGLYRSDLTANYDIGLAAAPGTAAPATITPVTVQSTPQPSRGMTPTGFCVTAAGVPGTTQGQQVPQTSSCYLPAGAVSRRADAAVRRLVWLGVFLCLVTLVHK